The Biomphalaria glabrata chromosome 7, xgBioGlab47.1, whole genome shotgun sequence region tgaggaacgcgCGCATGGATTGTGACAGGTTATGAAGACTCTTTTACAACTCCGCCCGTGCAATGGGtcgactctcgtctacccgtgggcatccccacgagagttttgtgttgctacccatttagcctaaccacttcctctaatggtcgtttccacacCAGAACCACGATGAGGAAGAGTAGATTTGCTCACGATGATGGAGAggtctcacaaaggctgcgggacacATTTGAGACTTAAAGAAAAGTTCttgttgaagacaggcgcagaagacgaaaagaacACTTCAATAAATCTCCGGTGGGACAGCGGCTTTGTCTACAGCAGAAGTGAGAGAGATAAAAGCTCTGCAAAATATAAGCTCTGGATTCTAAACTGCCAGCATGCTTCCTTTGAACCAATCATCAAATCTACTTAATCATAGAAACACAGTTATAATTTAGAGGAGAGTTGTAACTGGCACGTGATAAAACGTGTCAAGGTCGCAGTACGTAGACAGAATGTTTATCTTGAACTTGGTGCTTCGTGTCTCTACTAAGAGAAGTAAATCTAGCAGAGGGGaggtaattaaatattgttagtCATGTTGAGTCATTATTTGTACAgtataaatatacaaaattgtGTTCAAGGATCGTATTAAATTGTTTCTCACTGTAAATATCACTTTATTCCCATGTTTCTTTTCTTCTAAGCTTATGACTTAAACAAAGGCACCTATAACCTTACTATTTATGAGCATGGCGAGATGAAACCAATGATAAACAATAACGGTAGTTTTACCTGCAACACATTACATCACTGTCCACTGAACAAGGGAGGTGAGTAGATGGAAATCTTTTACCACTATCTAGCTTTCACGTCTGTGGAGAATGTTTATTAAATGGTTttagttttgttatattaatcAAACCGACTCACTCATCCACCTGtccatccattcattcatctctctccctcccccctctctctctccctccctctctctccctctctttggATGATCACAATATGGGTCCATTtattttgggggaggggggtcagATCGAAACTTCATGAAGTGGGAATAGTTGCCGAGAGGGGGCTCCAGTTCGAAACCGGACTTAATttaagctgagttgtgtttgccgAGTGTCTAATCAAGGCATCACGGAATCCTTCTCCGAGATACCCCCttcctcccactggtccacaaatgagattggaccgtaGCGCTCTTGGCATGCTATAGGTATGAAAGATTCGCttcacaaaagtaattaaacatttttaaaaagtcattccAATGctatttatgaaaataaatatgcGGGTCAACGAAATATAGAAAGTTCCAAGGGGGAAGAATGTTTTCTGGAAAAGTCTGTTTGGGGGGAttataatagaaaaacaaaatttaaaaaagtttatctaTTGGGAAAGAACCTCAAAATCACTGCCATAAATATATCAGTACTGAAAGAATAATctcctttatttctttaaaaaattaattaattgccacTAATCAATTGTCTGAAACTAAGATTTACTGGGGTGAACgattgtatagaaaatacaataaacatgttTATATGTGatcctgccggaccaagtaaaacaaaggacgtttgggccacgaggccttcatcagctacaaaacaaacaaacaaagaaacaagcaACACAAAATAGGCTTAAGTTAATCTATCTGTCCAATGTTGTTCTCTATCCGCTTCGATTGATCGATACCTCCAACAAATTTTTCTGCTCTTGAATTCTAGATATAGCGCACCTTTTGTTAGTTTTACCTTTTTTCATCCTTCAAGCAATGTACAGTATTAGATACCGCAATGTACGGTATTAGACACCTCAATGTACGGTATTAGACACCACAATGTACGGTATTAGACACAGCAATGTATGGTATTAGACACAGCAATGTACGGTATTAGACACCTCAATGTACGGTATAAGACACAGCAATGTATGGTATTAGACACAGCAATGTATGGTATTAGACACAGCAATGTACGGTATTAGACACAGCAATGTACGGTATTAGACAAAGCAATGTACAGTATTAGATACCACAATGTACGGTATTAGACACAGCAATGTACAGTATTAGACACCGCAATGTACAGTATTAGACACTGCAATGTACGGTATTAGACACAGCAATGTACGGTATTAGACACAGCAATGTACGGTATTAGACACAGCAATGTACGGTATTAGATACCACAATGTACGGTATTAGACACAGCAATGTACGGTATTAGACACCTCAATGTACGGTATTAGACACAGCAATGTACGGTATTAGACACCTCAATGTACGCTATTAGACACAGCAATGTACAGTATTAGATACCACAATGTACGGTTTTAGACACAGCAATGTACAGTATTAGACACCGCAATGTACGGTATTAGACACAGCAATGTACGGTATTAGACACAGCAATGTACGGTATTAGACACAACAATGTACGGTATTAGACACAGCAATGTACAGTATTAGACACAGCAATGTACAGTATTAGATACCGCAATGTACAGTATTAGACACCGCAATGTACGGTATTAGACACCACAATGTACAGTATTAGACACCGCAATGTACGGCATTAGACACAGCAATGTACGGTATTAGATACCACAATGTACGGTATTAGACACCACAATGTACGGTATTAGACACCGCAATGTACGGTATTAGACACAGCAATGTACAGTATTAGACACAGCAATGTACGGTATTAGACACAGCAATGTACGGTATTAGACACCGCAATGTACGGTATTAGACACAGCAATGTACGGTATTAGACACAGCAATGTACGGTATTAGACACAGCAATGTACAGTATTAGACACCGCAATGTACAGTATTAGACACCGCAATGTACAGTATTAGACACAGCAATGTACGGTATTAGACACAGCAATGTACAGTATTAGACACCGCAATGTACAGTATTAGACACAGCAATGTACGGTATTAGACACAGCAATGTACGGTATTAGACACCGCAATGTACGGTATTAGACACCGCATTTTTCGAAGGTCTCAATTGAATGGCACATCCTATCTTACagattacatttattttggcattgtgttctcttaaaaaaaagaaatatctgtTTGGTTTTTATTAATTGCTTATCGATGTAATCGTTTATTTGACACGTTTTGAGTGTCAAAAACATAAAGTGCTACCGAGTCCTGTTATCTACACACGCATACGAGCGAAATCATGatcattcctctctctctccctccctccctctctctctccctccctctatctctccctctccctgccactctctctccctctctccctcccactctctctccctctctccctccctctctccctccctctccccccctctctctctctctttctctctctcgataTGTAgtaaagcaaattaaaaataagttgactgagggaaaaagaaaatatggttAAAAAATAcggaatagtttttttttgttgtgctatttctatatatgttttatatttcaACAAAATGCATGCAACCTTTTAgggaaatacaaaaaataaaatatgttatggcacgattaggaattagatATTTGTTACATAGAAAGGAAAAGTTTTCACTTCGAGACAATGACGGGCGtctagtaaaaacaagactcGGAGTTTAGATAGATTAGCGAAATGTAACCAGAATACTTTTGACGGCTTCAGAGAGAGGCAGCTTTTATggacgtagagatttagcttaaCGACATTCGACGGCTccctttgttattattaaacctAATCGACATTTGCTATCTTGTGTTGTGttatttgatttctttttttgaaagttACATCTGTTTGACTTATCTGCATAAGACGCAGCGAGGAAGCTCCTAACAATACAAAGGGTTAATAGAAAGCTTGAGATCTTTCTCGAATCGCGGTGTTCAGactgcgaatctgtcaaaaccctGTCTTAGCGAGAGCTATAAAGTTATAATAGGAAAGAGTGTGTCAAATTTCATGCGGACCTGTTTGCTAGTGTAACATTTCTTTCTAGAGATTATTCAGACATTTTGTGTTCCTATTTTCTATGTGAGATTAAAAGCATTCAACTtattaaattagatttaacatCCAGTGCTGCGCTGACGCTTAAACAATTTATATACATTAAATCTGTGATATTaatacattatttcttttgataaACAGATCACGTCGTCAAAAGTCAAGTTATTTTCAATTTACGCAATTTGGGAGGCTATGCTGTAAGTAAGctgaaaaaaattacatttattaaGGGGGCTAACCCTTTCAATCCTGTTGGTTTTAAGTAGTTTATATCTATCAATGCAAGCACTATTTATAAAGATCATTGAGTAGATCCCCAGCACTGCAAAAAGTATTTAAGAAGATTATTATCTAGTATTTATAAAGATCATGATGCAGTAGTTAATAGGACAAAACACAGATCATAATGAATCCAGAAAAACTTTGTTTCAAAAGCCTCaactacaaaacaaaactgTCAGTTACAAAACAAGACTAAACGTCACAGTTACAATATCAGAAGTAGGATAAAATGTCATAAATACAAAATGATGCCTAATAAAAATAAGACTAAATCGCATAGTTACAGAACCAGTAAGATCTATGTCAAATAATGAATACATGTTTCTCTCTAAGGGAGATTATGACGTCGTTGCTCAAGTGTGGAACTCAGATCTACAAAatatgttttgtatcaactttACACTGACCATACTGGACGAACTGGGACCACTACCAATCAGAAATGGCTTTTCTTAACGATACTAAAGCATCTTCTTTATTTACTGAGtgaaacatttttctttcattctttaccCACAGTGTCTGAAGCtcgtaaataaacaaaattcacTAATGGTGTGTGCTTGTTTACTTTGTACTGTATATTACTCTCAGGCTACCAGTAGGCCTATTTGAGTTAAAATACTTAGACTAAGCTTTCAGTGACTCAGAGTTAGTAGAATTAGAGACGACTGAGTTTTGACTAAATTAGATTCAGCATCATTTCAGCGCCTCTGTCGGGTGAACCTTGATAAAAGTCTCCCTTTAGACTCTCCTTGTATATTTAGATAGATTTTAGCACCCGTACAAATAACGTTTGTGAAATGTCAGGCTAAGTGGCATCAACTACTTGGCTACCAAACTGAGGGGTGTCTCAAGTTCGCATCCCGATGTGTTGACTATGAATTTTGAAATTCGACTCCAGCTGAGTAGTGTATTAGCGGAGCGCCTAGAGGTAACATGTAAACCtcctagatcaggggttctcaacctgtgggtcgcgacctccTTGGgagtcgattgaccatttgccaggggtcgcttaagaccatcgaaaatatggattgttattgcctactcttctattgctgtatgtgtgtgtccggggggggggggtcgcggcagaatggggggttgtaaaaaggggtcgccgagcttaaaaggttgagaaccgctgtcctaGATGCTCCCACCTCCCATATgtctacaaaagagattggatgTTAGgggtaaacattttttacaatagtaaaaataataataatacaaaatgtaTTCCTTAATAGTCCAATCATGTTTTCACATTTCAGTGTCTTAGGTACAAAATAAAcgcatttttacaaagcttatatcaactctgtctgtctgtctgttcgtctgtctgtctagtaaaaaagtttgtacacgttatttctcccacactcagtctcggatcaagttgaaattttgcacaattatttcctgtacctgacaaaataaaaagcaatttaaaaaatagttaattaactatctttaattaattattttgtttggtattgaacaagggaaagaactcgtACTTGACAGacgtggtggtataagttgaatcagtccccttgaggaggcttgagccttAGGTGAATACAATGTGTTTTTTATGCATATAAAAAAGTATCATGGTAACATTCACCagcctttccccccccccttttttttcccccactatcctagcgcattgagaaagctaaaagcataaaattgctCTAAAGAAGAACTATcggcaaaaatatttctaattgcacagatttatttctgttagtctagatctattataatttaattacatgactgatccaaacaaattgatacaactacaaaattatttatatgtttttgtGTTTGATATAGTCCCATAGTGGGACTGAAAGGTGTTATATGTGCAACTTAAGTCAAGTGAAATATTTTGTTAGTAAAAGAACTTTCTGAACTTTATTAAGGTTTCTGCATCGAATCAAGTAGCAACGAAACGCGAGCCCCATCAACAACTTATCGGTACAATCAGTGGAGTTATACACTTCTTGATTAAACTAACACTCATTAAATTGCAAGTAAACTGTCAAAACATGTTCCCGTAACTAATAAAATTGAAGGACAGTTGTGATCTCCCCTCCTGTGGAATGTTGAACATGTGTGCTTATATATTTCTTAGTTATACTTCACATTATTATTGAGAGTATATGGtagaaaaataatacaaaatactcTCCCTTGCATTGATATGTTGTGAAATGACAGATGCATGTGATagcagtattttttaaaaattcagttCAATTCAGTTTATTTTACCATAAATCACACATGCgctacttagacttagacttaggtcctcccgcgccgttcggcgcattgggcggcaagctgtctccataatgatctgtcactggcaatgtctgaagcctcctcccacctggtgtccactgttctgaggtcctccatgaaagtgtgtcgccaggtaatacgaggacgtccctgtttgcgctttcctcgttttggcttccatgttatcgcaactcttggtgtgcgtaattcattttgacgtagaacatgtcccgcaaacctcatgtgacgctcagtcacaacctcactaagtgttcgactcccagttcggcataggatttccttgtttgagatccggtctgtgtaactgactcccaaaatccgtctcagccatctctgttgagccacatttagtcttttctcaattttgacagatgacttccacgtctcacatgcatatgtagcagttggaatgacgattgtgttgagaaggtgtatttttgtctcgagtccaatggcttggctagtccaaataggctgcagcctttggaaaatgctccctgcctttcctattcgacatgctacatcatgataagcatctccatcatttgttatgatgctgccaaggtacgtgaacttgtccagctcttcaagctgttgttggtactcaagactttgttctatgatatttcgtaaaacgaaaatctgctctgtatatgatctgcctcttcggaaacctgcttgttcttctctgcgCTACAACGGCAGTCAATTTAAACAGATTCAGTGCAACTAATGCAAATGAAAGTAAATATCAAACAGAAACACATCGATAGTCCCGTACTCCTGCTTCTCTTAGTATcctgatccccccccccctctctctcttcattcCTCTCATACATCCTCCGTTCTTCCACATTGTAGTACAAAGTAACATTTTAACCCAATTGACGAGACAAGTGCAACCATCAGATAAACTGACAACACTAACAATGAAATGATCGAATGATAGCTTCAAACACAGCCACACTTCAAGCTATCAGAAACAAAGAATAGCAGAATAGTCCGCGCATTATAATGATATGTGAAGATAATGAGCTAATTATTCAAATGgagttactttttaaaaagcttttcagTATTTCCATAGTGagaatatttaagtttttagaaaaataAGAAGCTTTTTGCAGAAGAGGCTTCTTTCCTGTCTGCTCGTCTGTTCACATCGGGCCAAAATAATCTGCTGAATaatttcaatctttttttttcttatacatttCTGACTTTCCTTCAAATGAGCAGATCATTACGAAGTCCTAGGTGTATCCCTGTGCCagtctagtcatgtatgttaatcagtgacttaaaatatgGCTAGTCGTTGGTTTTTCAAAATGATTCCATGCTATAATAGCACTAAGGgcgaaggagcacttgtataaatttgttctagaatatggaataataaatgtgtctttatctttgtgtttttctgagtattttattatttgtagattatggttcagtgttttatgtaggtCTATTATTTCTGCTTTGCCTTATATTCTTCTGCCCCGAAACGACTCAAAATTAAGTGATTTTTACTGATGCtgttattttaatcaaatgtgaatactcCTTGTATTATAAATCTCACGGCTCTGTTTTGGGCTCtgttctttatgttttcttgagttgagaggtTCAAACAGACATTACAGACACTGTGGGTGCTAGACATTACAAACACTTTGAGTGCTAGACATTACAAACACTATGAGTGCTAGATATTTCAAACTCTATGAGTGCTAGACATTACAAACACTATGAGTGCTAGACATTACAAACTCTATGAGTGCTAGACATTACAAACACTATGAGTGCTAGACATTACAAACACTATGAGTGCTAGACATTACAAACACTATGAGTGCTAGACATTACAAGCACTATGAGTGCTAGACATTACAAACTCTATGAGTGCTAGACATTACAAACACTATGAGTGCTAGACATTACAAGCACTATGAGTGCTAGACATTACAAACACTATGAGTGGTAGACATTACAAATACTATGAGTGCTAGACATTACAAGCACTATGAGTGCTAGACATTACAAACACTATGAGTGCTAGATATTTCAAACACTATGAGTGCTAGACATTACAAACACTATGAGTGCTAGATATTACAAACACTATGAGTGCTAGATATTTCAAACACAATGAGTGCTAGACATTACAAACACTATGAGTGCTagactattaatttcaaaaatgacctactaacagaaataaaggaaagaatagcagcaggcaacagggcattttatagcacccaccatctacttaagagcaaaatgatttcaagtaaaaccaagaaaataatatacaaaactataataagaccagcagcaatgtatggaagtgagacctggacactgacaaagacatctgaaaatttacttaacacttgggaaagaaaaatccttaggaaaatctatggtgccatacaggatgaaacagggtggaggacacgcactaaccatgagttatatcaattatatgaagacccaccaatagtgaacgaaataaaaaagaacagactacgttgggcaggtcaccttgaaagaatgtcagacaacagaggggcgaaaatcgtatacaggcaaaaaccaaaaggcaggcgactcaaaggcagaccccgaatgcgatggatagatgacgtggaagtagatctgaagcagcttggggttagggcgtggagacgaaaggcccaggagagatctgaatggaaggatgtgttaaagcaggccagagccctccatgggctgtagcgccactgggatggatggatggatgagtgCTAGACATTACAA contains the following coding sequences:
- the LOC106067850 gene encoding uncharacterized protein LOC106067850, whose protein sequence is MECTSRIISLVALLCSAVFALTIARSADIQFMSMLKEGTLKIKDSGHADNCGSVPINFTWSPKDLSPSGEVTLYLDYILPYDLNKGTYNLTIYEHGEMKPMINNNGSFTCNTLHHCPLNKGDHVVKSQVIFNLRNLGGYAGDYDVVAQVWNSDLQNMFCINFTLTILDELGPLPIRNGFS